Proteins from one Cicer arietinum cultivar CDC Frontier isolate Library 1 chromosome 3, Cicar.CDCFrontier_v2.0, whole genome shotgun sequence genomic window:
- the LOC105853025 gene encoding zinc finger BED domain-containing protein RICESLEEPER 2-like gives MSTGGSEASTSHLKRHTRGCNQKKLPTAAETRQVIIPFQPSKSSNPFISTGVRYSNEKMREIITTAIMVHKYPFSVVEDDIWMWGFQYANPDFHKVTHKTTRNDCLAIFDMEKKILKKFLENVRWNLQKRVLSFVKVPPPRRGIDVVDAIYKCLKTWGIENKVFSISVDNASYNDSCLRCLKDNLSLSMQDGLSKIKDTIFNIRESVKYVNHNDARLKAFCDVVEQKRLKERKLIIDCPTRWNSTFNMLSTALKFKIAFAAYKEREPHYNHAPSLEEWNKVEKVCKLLEVFNGATHVISGSEYPTANLYLAEVWKVKQILDKTHEDEDLFMKEMVGPMKIKFDKYWGECNMLMAIASVLDPRCKFHMVCICFPLIYKSKEVVDENIKKVMSSLEELYDEYLALSLEESPSPIVNLDSNNLSSSQENAAIITGFDEILSILRKNETAPPVKSELQDYLDEGIYVPKTKSFCALDWWRNNSMKYKILSKMAVDVLAIPISTVASESTFSAGGRVIDEFRSKLNEESVEALICGGDWFRHKYNVKKKSKVDKQEIQITLKI, from the exons ATGTCTACTGGAGGATCAGAAGCTAGCACTAGTCATTTGAAAAGACACACTAGAGGTTGCAATCAAAAGAAGTTGCCGACGGCTGCTGAAACAAGACAAGTCATCATTCCATTTCAGCCATCAAAGTCAAGTAACCCTTTTATTAGTACCGGTGTTAGATACTCTAATGAAAAGATGAGGGAAATAATTACAACTGCTATCATGGTTCACAAATATCCTTTTAGTGTTGTTGAGGATGATATTTGGATGTGGGGCTTTCAATATGCAAACCCAGATTTTCATAAAGTTACTCATAAAACAACAAGAAATGATTGTTTGGCAATATTTGATATGGAgaagaaaattttgaagaaatttttagaaaatgtga GATGGAATCTTCAAAAAAGAGTTTTGAGTTTTGTGAAAGTACCCCCTCCAAGGCGTGGTATTGATGTTGTTGATGCTATATATAAATGTTTGAAAACTTGGGGGattgaaaataaagttttttccATATCTGTTGATAATGCTTCTTACAATGATTCATGCTTAAGATGTCTCAAAGATAATTTATCTCTAAGTA TGCAAGACGGACTTAGTAAAATTAAGGATACCATTTTCAATATTCGTGAAAGTGTCAAATATGTTAACCACAATGATGCAAGACTAAAGGCATTTTGTGATGTGGTTGAGCAGAAGCGCTTGAAAGAAAGGAAACTCATCATTGATTGTCCAACAAGATGGAATTCAACTTTTAATATGTTGTCAACTGCTTTGAAATTTAAGATTGCTTTTGCAGCCTACAAAGAAAGGGAGCCTCATTATAATCACGCCCCTTCACTTGAAGAATGGAACAAAGTTGAGAAAGTTTGTAAACTGTTAGAAGTATTTAATGGTGCAACTCATGTGATCTCAG GTAGTGAGTATCCGACTGCAAATTTGTATTTAGCAGAAGTTTGGAAGGTTAAACAAATACTTGATAAGACTCATGAAGACGAAGATCTTTTTATGAAAGAAATGGTAGGTCCAATGAAAATAAAGTTTGACAAATACTGGGGGGAGTGTAATATGTTGATGGCTATTGCTAGTGTTTTGGATCCTAGGTGCAAATTTCATATGGTGTGTATATGTTTTCCCTTGATATATAAATCTAAAGAAGTTGTTGATGAGAATATAAAGAAGGTCATGAGTTCATTGGAAGAACTATATGATGAGTACCTAGCTTTATCTTTGGAAGAGTCTCCATCTCCGATTGTTAATTTGGATAGTAATAATTTATCATCCTCCCAAGAGAATGCTGCAATTATCACTGGATTTGACGAAATTCTGAGCATTTTGCGTAAAAATGAAACTGCGCCTCCAGTAAAATCAGAATTACAAGATTATCTTGATGAAGGTATTTATGTTCCTAAGACTAAATCTTTTTGTGCTTTGGACTGGTGGAGGAACAATAGCATGAAATATAAGATTTTGTCTAAGATGGCTGTTGATGTACTAGCTATTCCAATCTCAACTGTGGCATCTGAGTCCACATTTAGTGCAGGAGGTAGAGTTATTGATGAATTTCGATCTAAATTAAACGAAGAATCTGTTGAAGCTCTAATTTGTGGCGGAGATTGGTTTCGTCATAAGTATAATGTGAAGAAAAAATCAaag gTTGATAAACAAGAGATACAAATCACCTTGAAGATTtga